A genomic window from Anoplolepis gracilipes chromosome 6, ASM4749672v1, whole genome shotgun sequence includes:
- the Lgs gene encoding uncharacterized protein Lgs isoform X1 — MKTEKKPNEPSCCPPATVVKDESDADPVKIKDEGTGSNNEDTTGDDTTDCSRDPCLDSSNGEGTMSVENQNTNGNQPILNSIKQEGDANNPTDELPDYNGYIITADSIQPLVSNVVGKQMGTSASSGEAQYMQQQSQIFVFSTQLANTGADAVIRGEYHSIIAYHCAQPATKKYLEKHPNKVSHFRQNPAQWLNNLAMMKQKGHQGNANNTFPTEQPPDLPALDPNALQFWNEQPNLRNINGGNSLGNTEPSLDDGNLDVVPCLVPNSPGNSANPQPANNATMGHSPNLLGGTTSPGPGGLQPSLQGVKVPDENLTPRQRHHREVQLATLRKMQLMLFKDESSGNALADTTQGTAVSCPTANVPPVGPANPQNQYLDVQKLHQFLDGKFKLIGNPSAAPLRGTNMVGGVPRSQGPPPPYHQTTRSASVPIAIQSPNPSSPNNPTSNLSLPSPRASSALNSPADCNRQFQLGNQRTSHLPGQSPTSQDSPNPVVTAASTTRLNHSNPGTPVSHSHIAALSPSGATTQKDASLDFPTNQQPNGKWDRMQVKRKVDGMFCRTLQSLAQQKQQHPGNVNAATVKEANLMPVPSPLQLQYLHTFEGQELTIQKQPNTSLKDGNSSTNTGNSSEIPNRILAGNLDNNNQFPTRSEGASPVQMDSMNRGFAGSLHSPHTPHTPHTPGSVAPHTPVDPAKPGNKSSASAQNSPTPHNTSIPDSMGPPRTVPASPTMKPDTSPPCVKDVQQQQQQQQQTQSQQQQPQQPQQQQQQQQQPTVVNPNNSGSTTVVPSLSGGGPGGGASFACGRPSINVSQPSDNVPLNPNNIVGSRLGGLNTMNTNHFDPITSLAQMSQQLTNTAASNSLGNEPMHSGNAAGMMPFGNPHTAGMHMMQMGNEMNGSCHMGASSGEPGGGEVGGMCMGLAGPPTSYSPTTSHTGSPGGIPSKMGGHSMMGGHGMMGGHSGTGGPAGGAYPGGDPGHAPPPRLMTGPHGIAGPSPYNGASVQVKPNAPNTIQYLPARPNVGHAPPRGPPSLDFLQRFTNPLSNMESKMGGSPSMNLQYFPNGCVPNNMGGPHSGMPSNMNTAGIPGMGGSPRMDGQSMNTSGTIHPSMRPAVGNMRPQSNLMRMQHMVGGGVFPGGSMDPDKVFPPDMVSQNLPNQPNPAGMYGVSGNKASPMGLGPPPEATQPLPPSMGGASGNFKNNPFGSGPSMSDPNYAQQFHNFQQQLYATGTRGSGPPHPNLHPPNSHQQFFMPK, encoded by the exons ATGAAAACGGAAAAGAAGCCCAACGAGCCCAGCTGTTGTCCACCCGCCACAGTTGTCAAGGATGAGTCTGACGCCGATCCGGTTAAGATTAAGGACGAGGGTACAGGTAGTAATAACGAAGATACGACTGGGGACGATACAACGGACTGTTCAAGAGATCCCTGTCTCGATTCATCCAACGGCGAAGGTACAATGTCTGTGGAGAATCAGAATACCAATGGAAATCAGCCAATTTTGAATTCGATTAAACAAGAGGGAGACGCTAACAATCCCACCGATGAGCTACCTG aTTATAATGGATATATTATTACAGCAGACAGCATTCAACCGCTTGTTAGTAATGTTGTGGGAAAACAGATGGGAACTAGTGCAAGCAGTGGCGAGGCTCAGTATATGCAACAGCAGAGccaaatttttgtattttctacGCAGTTAGCAAATACAGGCGCAGATGCAGTAATTAGAGGCGAATATCACTCGATCATCGCTTATCATTGCGCACAACCAGccactaaaaaatatttggag aaACATCCAAATAAAGTAAGTCATTTTCGCCAAAATCCTGCTCAATGGTTAAATAATCTTGCTATGATGAAACAGAAAGGCCATCAGGGAAATGCGAATAATACTTTCCCAACTGAACAACCCCCGGATTTACCAGCACTAGATCCAAATGCTCTACAGTTTTGGAACGAACAACCCAACTTGCGAAACATAAATGGTGGAAATTCCCTCGGTAATACCGAACCATCACTCGATGATGGAAATCTAGACGTAGTGCCTTGCCTTGTGCCGAATTCACCTGGTAATTcag CCAACCCTCAACCCGCTAATAACGCTACCATGGGCCACAGTCCAAATTTGTTAGGTGGCACAACGAGTCCAGGTCCAGGAGGTTTACAACCATCGCTTCAAGGTGTCAAAGTTCCAGACGAAAATTTGACACCGAGACAAAGGCATCACAGAGAAGTTCAGCTAGCGACCTTGCGAAAAATGCAGCTAATGTTGTTTAAAGATGAATCATCTGGCAATGCTCTGGCGGACACGACGCAAGGAACGGCAGTGTCGTGTCCTACCGCGAATGTTCCTCCTGTTGGTCCTGCAAATCCAcaaaatcaatatttggaTGTGCAAAAGTTACATCAATTTCTCGATGGAAAATTCAAA CTAATTGGTAATCCGAGCGCAGCACCGTTGCGTGGTACTAACATGGTTGGCGGTGTACCGCGAAGTCAAGGCCCACCACCTCCGTATCATCAAACGACACGATCCGCGAGTGTACCGATCGCGATTCAGAGTCCAAATCCGTCGTCGCCTAATAATCCAACCAGCAATCTGTCGTTACCGTCACCACGCGCGAGTTCTGCTTTAAATTCACCAGCGGATTGTAACAGACAGTTTCAACTGGGTAATCAGAGGACCAGTCACTTGCCAGGACAAAGTCCGACGAGTCAGGATTCTCCGAATCCAGTTGTTACAGCAGCCTCGACAACACGATTGAATCATAGCAATCCAGGAACACCGGTCTCTCATTCTCATATTGCCGCGCTTAGTCCTAGTGGTGCTACTACTCAAAAGGATGCTTCCCTCGATTTTCCTACCAATCAACAGCCGAATGGTAAGTGGGACAGAATGCAAGTAAAGAGAAAag tGGATGGTATGTTTTGCCGAACGTTACAATCCTTAGCTCAACAGAAGCAGCAACATCCTGGAAACGTTAATGCAGCGACTGTGAAAGAAGCAAATTTAATGCCGGTGCCGAGTCCCCTCCAACTTCAGTATCTTCATACGTTTGAAGGACAAGAATTGACTATTCAGAAACAACCTAATACAAGTCTGAAGGATGGCAATTCGTCTAC AAACACAGGCAATTCTTCAGAGATTCCAAACAGAATCTTGGCGGGAAATCTAGATAACAACAATCAATTCCCTACTAGATCGGAGGGCGCGAGTCCGGTACAGATGGACAGTATGAATCGAGGCTTTGCGGGTTCTTTGCACAGTCCTCATACGCCGCATACACCGCACACACCGGGAAGCGTTGCGCCGCATACTCCAGTGGATCCCGCTAAGCCGGGCAACAAGTCCAGCGCGAGTGCACAAAATAGTCCGACACCGCACAACACCAGCATACCCGACAGTATGGGCCCTCCGCGAACGGTTCCAGCGTCGCCTACCATGAAACCTGATACCTCGCCGCCGTGTGTGAAAGACGTTcaacagcagcaacaacaacaacaacaaacaCAATCGCAGCAACAGCAGCCGCAACAAccgcaacaacaacaacaacaacaacagcagccTACAGTGGTGAATCCAAACAATTCTGGTAGCACAACGGTAGTGCCGTCGTTGAGCGGCGGTGGACCGGGCGGTGGCGCTTCGTTCGCTTGCGGCAGGCCGTCCATAAACGTGAGTCAACCATCCGACAACGTGCCTCTCAATCCCAACAACATAGTCGGCAGTCGACTAGGTGGCTTAAACACCATGAATACGAACCACTTTGACCCGATAACGTCTCTGGCGCAAATGAGTCAACAGCTCACAAACACAGCGGCTAGCAATTCGTTAGGCAATGAGCCCATGCACTCTGGCAATGCTGCTGGCATGATGCCGTTCGGCAATCCGCACACGGCCGGTATGCACATGATGCAGATGGGCAACGAGATGAACGGCAGTTGTCATATGGGCGCGAGTAGCGGCGAGCCTGGCGGCGGCGAGGTCGGCGGGATGTGCATGGGTCTCGCGGGTCCACCAACGAGCTACAGCCCCACTACTTCGCATACGGGCAGTCCCGGCGGAATTCCCAGCAAAATGGGAGGACACTCGATGATGGGTGGTCACGGAATGATGGGCGGTCACTCGGGTACCGGTGGGCCAGCCGGTGGCGCTTATCCTGGCGGTGATCCTGGTCATGCGCCTCCACCGAGACTAATGACCGGGCCGCACGGAATCGCCGGACCAAGTCCGTATAACGGCGCAAGCGTTCAGGTAAAACCTAATGCGCCCAACACCATACAGTACTTGCCAGCCAGGCCGAATGTTGGTCACGCGCCACCTCGTGGCCCACCGAGTCTAGACTTCCTTCAGCGATTCACCAATCCGCTATCCAATATGGAATCGAAGATGGGCGGGTCGCCTTCCATGAATTTACAGTACTTCCCAAACGGCTGCGTGCCGAACAATATGGGGGGTCCGCACAGCGGTATGCCGTCCAACATGAATACAGCTGGGATCCCTGGCATGGGCGGCTCGCCCAGAATGGACGGTCAGTCCATGAACACTTCCGGCACTATACACCCGTCCATGAGACCGGCGGTCGGCAATATGCGACCGCAGTCGAATCTGATGCGGATGCAACATATGGTAGGCGGAGGCGTCTTCCCGGGTGGCTCCATGGATCCTGACAAAGTCTTCCCGCCCGACATGGTGTCGCAGAATCTGCCGAATCAGCCGAATCCGGCAGGCATGTATGGTGTGTCTGGCAACAAGGCCAGCCCGATGGGACTGGGTCCGCCGCCCGAAGCTACTCAACCACTACCGCCGAGCATGGGTGGCGCGTCTGGCAACTTTAAGAACAATCCGTTTGGCAGCGGACCAAGTATGTCCGATCCGAATTATGCTCAACAGTTTCACAACTTCCAGCAACAGCTTTACGCCACCGGTACCAGAGGCAGTGGACCGCCGCATCCTAATTTGCATCCACCAAATTCGCATCAGCAGTTTTTCATGCcgaagtaa
- the Lgs gene encoding uncharacterized protein Lgs isoform X2, with translation MKTEKKPNEPSCCPPATVVKDESDADPVKIKDEGTGSNNEDTTGDDTTDCSRDPCLDSSNGEGTMSVENQNTNGNQPILNSIKQEGDANNPTDELPADSIQPLVSNVVGKQMGTSASSGEAQYMQQQSQIFVFSTQLANTGADAVIRGEYHSIIAYHCAQPATKKYLEKHPNKVSHFRQNPAQWLNNLAMMKQKGHQGNANNTFPTEQPPDLPALDPNALQFWNEQPNLRNINGGNSLGNTEPSLDDGNLDVVPCLVPNSPGNSANPQPANNATMGHSPNLLGGTTSPGPGGLQPSLQGVKVPDENLTPRQRHHREVQLATLRKMQLMLFKDESSGNALADTTQGTAVSCPTANVPPVGPANPQNQYLDVQKLHQFLDGKFKLIGNPSAAPLRGTNMVGGVPRSQGPPPPYHQTTRSASVPIAIQSPNPSSPNNPTSNLSLPSPRASSALNSPADCNRQFQLGNQRTSHLPGQSPTSQDSPNPVVTAASTTRLNHSNPGTPVSHSHIAALSPSGATTQKDASLDFPTNQQPNGKWDRMQVKRKVDGMFCRTLQSLAQQKQQHPGNVNAATVKEANLMPVPSPLQLQYLHTFEGQELTIQKQPNTSLKDGNSSTNTGNSSEIPNRILAGNLDNNNQFPTRSEGASPVQMDSMNRGFAGSLHSPHTPHTPHTPGSVAPHTPVDPAKPGNKSSASAQNSPTPHNTSIPDSMGPPRTVPASPTMKPDTSPPCVKDVQQQQQQQQQTQSQQQQPQQPQQQQQQQQQPTVVNPNNSGSTTVVPSLSGGGPGGGASFACGRPSINVSQPSDNVPLNPNNIVGSRLGGLNTMNTNHFDPITSLAQMSQQLTNTAASNSLGNEPMHSGNAAGMMPFGNPHTAGMHMMQMGNEMNGSCHMGASSGEPGGGEVGGMCMGLAGPPTSYSPTTSHTGSPGGIPSKMGGHSMMGGHGMMGGHSGTGGPAGGAYPGGDPGHAPPPRLMTGPHGIAGPSPYNGASVQVKPNAPNTIQYLPARPNVGHAPPRGPPSLDFLQRFTNPLSNMESKMGGSPSMNLQYFPNGCVPNNMGGPHSGMPSNMNTAGIPGMGGSPRMDGQSMNTSGTIHPSMRPAVGNMRPQSNLMRMQHMVGGGVFPGGSMDPDKVFPPDMVSQNLPNQPNPAGMYGVSGNKASPMGLGPPPEATQPLPPSMGGASGNFKNNPFGSGPSMSDPNYAQQFHNFQQQLYATGTRGSGPPHPNLHPPNSHQQFFMPK, from the exons ATGAAAACGGAAAAGAAGCCCAACGAGCCCAGCTGTTGTCCACCCGCCACAGTTGTCAAGGATGAGTCTGACGCCGATCCGGTTAAGATTAAGGACGAGGGTACAGGTAGTAATAACGAAGATACGACTGGGGACGATACAACGGACTGTTCAAGAGATCCCTGTCTCGATTCATCCAACGGCGAAGGTACAATGTCTGTGGAGAATCAGAATACCAATGGAAATCAGCCAATTTTGAATTCGATTAAACAAGAGGGAGACGCTAACAATCCCACCGATGAGCTACCTG CAGACAGCATTCAACCGCTTGTTAGTAATGTTGTGGGAAAACAGATGGGAACTAGTGCAAGCAGTGGCGAGGCTCAGTATATGCAACAGCAGAGccaaatttttgtattttctacGCAGTTAGCAAATACAGGCGCAGATGCAGTAATTAGAGGCGAATATCACTCGATCATCGCTTATCATTGCGCACAACCAGccactaaaaaatatttggag aaACATCCAAATAAAGTAAGTCATTTTCGCCAAAATCCTGCTCAATGGTTAAATAATCTTGCTATGATGAAACAGAAAGGCCATCAGGGAAATGCGAATAATACTTTCCCAACTGAACAACCCCCGGATTTACCAGCACTAGATCCAAATGCTCTACAGTTTTGGAACGAACAACCCAACTTGCGAAACATAAATGGTGGAAATTCCCTCGGTAATACCGAACCATCACTCGATGATGGAAATCTAGACGTAGTGCCTTGCCTTGTGCCGAATTCACCTGGTAATTcag CCAACCCTCAACCCGCTAATAACGCTACCATGGGCCACAGTCCAAATTTGTTAGGTGGCACAACGAGTCCAGGTCCAGGAGGTTTACAACCATCGCTTCAAGGTGTCAAAGTTCCAGACGAAAATTTGACACCGAGACAAAGGCATCACAGAGAAGTTCAGCTAGCGACCTTGCGAAAAATGCAGCTAATGTTGTTTAAAGATGAATCATCTGGCAATGCTCTGGCGGACACGACGCAAGGAACGGCAGTGTCGTGTCCTACCGCGAATGTTCCTCCTGTTGGTCCTGCAAATCCAcaaaatcaatatttggaTGTGCAAAAGTTACATCAATTTCTCGATGGAAAATTCAAA CTAATTGGTAATCCGAGCGCAGCACCGTTGCGTGGTACTAACATGGTTGGCGGTGTACCGCGAAGTCAAGGCCCACCACCTCCGTATCATCAAACGACACGATCCGCGAGTGTACCGATCGCGATTCAGAGTCCAAATCCGTCGTCGCCTAATAATCCAACCAGCAATCTGTCGTTACCGTCACCACGCGCGAGTTCTGCTTTAAATTCACCAGCGGATTGTAACAGACAGTTTCAACTGGGTAATCAGAGGACCAGTCACTTGCCAGGACAAAGTCCGACGAGTCAGGATTCTCCGAATCCAGTTGTTACAGCAGCCTCGACAACACGATTGAATCATAGCAATCCAGGAACACCGGTCTCTCATTCTCATATTGCCGCGCTTAGTCCTAGTGGTGCTACTACTCAAAAGGATGCTTCCCTCGATTTTCCTACCAATCAACAGCCGAATGGTAAGTGGGACAGAATGCAAGTAAAGAGAAAag tGGATGGTATGTTTTGCCGAACGTTACAATCCTTAGCTCAACAGAAGCAGCAACATCCTGGAAACGTTAATGCAGCGACTGTGAAAGAAGCAAATTTAATGCCGGTGCCGAGTCCCCTCCAACTTCAGTATCTTCATACGTTTGAAGGACAAGAATTGACTATTCAGAAACAACCTAATACAAGTCTGAAGGATGGCAATTCGTCTAC AAACACAGGCAATTCTTCAGAGATTCCAAACAGAATCTTGGCGGGAAATCTAGATAACAACAATCAATTCCCTACTAGATCGGAGGGCGCGAGTCCGGTACAGATGGACAGTATGAATCGAGGCTTTGCGGGTTCTTTGCACAGTCCTCATACGCCGCATACACCGCACACACCGGGAAGCGTTGCGCCGCATACTCCAGTGGATCCCGCTAAGCCGGGCAACAAGTCCAGCGCGAGTGCACAAAATAGTCCGACACCGCACAACACCAGCATACCCGACAGTATGGGCCCTCCGCGAACGGTTCCAGCGTCGCCTACCATGAAACCTGATACCTCGCCGCCGTGTGTGAAAGACGTTcaacagcagcaacaacaacaacaacaaacaCAATCGCAGCAACAGCAGCCGCAACAAccgcaacaacaacaacaacaacaacagcagccTACAGTGGTGAATCCAAACAATTCTGGTAGCACAACGGTAGTGCCGTCGTTGAGCGGCGGTGGACCGGGCGGTGGCGCTTCGTTCGCTTGCGGCAGGCCGTCCATAAACGTGAGTCAACCATCCGACAACGTGCCTCTCAATCCCAACAACATAGTCGGCAGTCGACTAGGTGGCTTAAACACCATGAATACGAACCACTTTGACCCGATAACGTCTCTGGCGCAAATGAGTCAACAGCTCACAAACACAGCGGCTAGCAATTCGTTAGGCAATGAGCCCATGCACTCTGGCAATGCTGCTGGCATGATGCCGTTCGGCAATCCGCACACGGCCGGTATGCACATGATGCAGATGGGCAACGAGATGAACGGCAGTTGTCATATGGGCGCGAGTAGCGGCGAGCCTGGCGGCGGCGAGGTCGGCGGGATGTGCATGGGTCTCGCGGGTCCACCAACGAGCTACAGCCCCACTACTTCGCATACGGGCAGTCCCGGCGGAATTCCCAGCAAAATGGGAGGACACTCGATGATGGGTGGTCACGGAATGATGGGCGGTCACTCGGGTACCGGTGGGCCAGCCGGTGGCGCTTATCCTGGCGGTGATCCTGGTCATGCGCCTCCACCGAGACTAATGACCGGGCCGCACGGAATCGCCGGACCAAGTCCGTATAACGGCGCAAGCGTTCAGGTAAAACCTAATGCGCCCAACACCATACAGTACTTGCCAGCCAGGCCGAATGTTGGTCACGCGCCACCTCGTGGCCCACCGAGTCTAGACTTCCTTCAGCGATTCACCAATCCGCTATCCAATATGGAATCGAAGATGGGCGGGTCGCCTTCCATGAATTTACAGTACTTCCCAAACGGCTGCGTGCCGAACAATATGGGGGGTCCGCACAGCGGTATGCCGTCCAACATGAATACAGCTGGGATCCCTGGCATGGGCGGCTCGCCCAGAATGGACGGTCAGTCCATGAACACTTCCGGCACTATACACCCGTCCATGAGACCGGCGGTCGGCAATATGCGACCGCAGTCGAATCTGATGCGGATGCAACATATGGTAGGCGGAGGCGTCTTCCCGGGTGGCTCCATGGATCCTGACAAAGTCTTCCCGCCCGACATGGTGTCGCAGAATCTGCCGAATCAGCCGAATCCGGCAGGCATGTATGGTGTGTCTGGCAACAAGGCCAGCCCGATGGGACTGGGTCCGCCGCCCGAAGCTACTCAACCACTACCGCCGAGCATGGGTGGCGCGTCTGGCAACTTTAAGAACAATCCGTTTGGCAGCGGACCAAGTATGTCCGATCCGAATTATGCTCAACAGTTTCACAACTTCCAGCAACAGCTTTACGCCACCGGTACCAGAGGCAGTGGACCGCCGCATCCTAATTTGCATCCACCAAATTCGCATCAGCAGTTTTTCATGCcgaagtaa
- the Lgs gene encoding protein BCL9 homolog isoform X4 codes for MKTEKKPNEPSCCPPATVVKDESDADPVKIKDEGTGSNNEDTTGDDTTDCSRDPCLDSSNGEGTMSVENQNTNGNQPILNSIKQEGDANNPTDELPDYNGYIITADSIQPLVSNVVGKQMGTSASSGEAQYMQQQSQIFVFSTQLANTGADAVIRGEYHSIIAYHCAQPATKKYLEKHPNKVSHFRQNPAQWLNNLAMMKQKGHQGNANNTFPTEQPPDLPALDPNALQFWNEQPNLRNINGGNSLGNTEPSLDDGNLDVVPCLVPNSPGNSANPQPANNATMGHSPNLLGGTTSPGPGGLQPSLQGVKVPDENLTPRQRHHREVQLATLRKMQLMLFKDESSGNALADTTQGTAVSCPTANVPPVGPANPQNQYLDVQKLHQFLDGKFKLIGNPSAAPLRGTNMVGGVPRSQGPPPPYHQTTRSASVPIAIQSPNPSSPNNPTSNLSLPSPRASSALNSPADCNRQFQLGNQRTSHLPGQSPTSQDSPNPVVTAASTTRLNHSNPGTPVSHSHIAALSPSGATTQKDASLDFPTNQQPNVDGMFCRTLQSLAQQKQQHPGNVNAATVKEANLMPVPSPLQLQYLHTFEGQELTIQKQPNTSLKDGNSSTNTGNSSEIPNRILAGNLDNNNQFPTRSEGASPVQMDSMNRGFAGSLHSPHTPHTPHTPGSVAPHTPVDPAKPGNKSSASAQNSPTPHNTSIPDSMGPPRTVPASPTMKPDTSPPCVKDVQQQQQQQQQTQSQQQQPQQPQQQQQQQQQPTVVNPNNSGSTTVVPSLSGGGPGGGASFACGRPSINVSQPSDNVPLNPNNIVGSRLGGLNTMNTNHFDPITSLAQMSQQLTNTAASNSLGNEPMHSGNAAGMMPFGNPHTAGMHMMQMGNEMNGSCHMGASSGEPGGGEVGGMCMGLAGPPTSYSPTTSHTGSPGGIPSKMGGHSMMGGHGMMGGHSGTGGPAGGAYPGGDPGHAPPPRLMTGPHGIAGPSPYNGASVQVKPNAPNTIQYLPARPNVGHAPPRGPPSLDFLQRFTNPLSNMESKMGGSPSMNLQYFPNGCVPNNMGGPHSGMPSNMNTAGIPGMGGSPRMDGQSMNTSGTIHPSMRPAVGNMRPQSNLMRMQHMVGGGVFPGGSMDPDKVFPPDMVSQNLPNQPNPAGMYGVSGNKASPMGLGPPPEATQPLPPSMGGASGNFKNNPFGSGPSMSDPNYAQQFHNFQQQLYATGTRGSGPPHPNLHPPNSHQQFFMPK; via the exons ATGAAAACGGAAAAGAAGCCCAACGAGCCCAGCTGTTGTCCACCCGCCACAGTTGTCAAGGATGAGTCTGACGCCGATCCGGTTAAGATTAAGGACGAGGGTACAGGTAGTAATAACGAAGATACGACTGGGGACGATACAACGGACTGTTCAAGAGATCCCTGTCTCGATTCATCCAACGGCGAAGGTACAATGTCTGTGGAGAATCAGAATACCAATGGAAATCAGCCAATTTTGAATTCGATTAAACAAGAGGGAGACGCTAACAATCCCACCGATGAGCTACCTG aTTATAATGGATATATTATTACAGCAGACAGCATTCAACCGCTTGTTAGTAATGTTGTGGGAAAACAGATGGGAACTAGTGCAAGCAGTGGCGAGGCTCAGTATATGCAACAGCAGAGccaaatttttgtattttctacGCAGTTAGCAAATACAGGCGCAGATGCAGTAATTAGAGGCGAATATCACTCGATCATCGCTTATCATTGCGCACAACCAGccactaaaaaatatttggag aaACATCCAAATAAAGTAAGTCATTTTCGCCAAAATCCTGCTCAATGGTTAAATAATCTTGCTATGATGAAACAGAAAGGCCATCAGGGAAATGCGAATAATACTTTCCCAACTGAACAACCCCCGGATTTACCAGCACTAGATCCAAATGCTCTACAGTTTTGGAACGAACAACCCAACTTGCGAAACATAAATGGTGGAAATTCCCTCGGTAATACCGAACCATCACTCGATGATGGAAATCTAGACGTAGTGCCTTGCCTTGTGCCGAATTCACCTGGTAATTcag CCAACCCTCAACCCGCTAATAACGCTACCATGGGCCACAGTCCAAATTTGTTAGGTGGCACAACGAGTCCAGGTCCAGGAGGTTTACAACCATCGCTTCAAGGTGTCAAAGTTCCAGACGAAAATTTGACACCGAGACAAAGGCATCACAGAGAAGTTCAGCTAGCGACCTTGCGAAAAATGCAGCTAATGTTGTTTAAAGATGAATCATCTGGCAATGCTCTGGCGGACACGACGCAAGGAACGGCAGTGTCGTGTCCTACCGCGAATGTTCCTCCTGTTGGTCCTGCAAATCCAcaaaatcaatatttggaTGTGCAAAAGTTACATCAATTTCTCGATGGAAAATTCAAA CTAATTGGTAATCCGAGCGCAGCACCGTTGCGTGGTACTAACATGGTTGGCGGTGTACCGCGAAGTCAAGGCCCACCACCTCCGTATCATCAAACGACACGATCCGCGAGTGTACCGATCGCGATTCAGAGTCCAAATCCGTCGTCGCCTAATAATCCAACCAGCAATCTGTCGTTACCGTCACCACGCGCGAGTTCTGCTTTAAATTCACCAGCGGATTGTAACAGACAGTTTCAACTGGGTAATCAGAGGACCAGTCACTTGCCAGGACAAAGTCCGACGAGTCAGGATTCTCCGAATCCAGTTGTTACAGCAGCCTCGACAACACGATTGAATCATAGCAATCCAGGAACACCGGTCTCTCATTCTCATATTGCCGCGCTTAGTCCTAGTGGTGCTACTACTCAAAAGGATGCTTCCCTCGATTTTCCTACCAATCAACAGCCGAATG tGGATGGTATGTTTTGCCGAACGTTACAATCCTTAGCTCAACAGAAGCAGCAACATCCTGGAAACGTTAATGCAGCGACTGTGAAAGAAGCAAATTTAATGCCGGTGCCGAGTCCCCTCCAACTTCAGTATCTTCATACGTTTGAAGGACAAGAATTGACTATTCAGAAACAACCTAATACAAGTCTGAAGGATGGCAATTCGTCTAC AAACACAGGCAATTCTTCAGAGATTCCAAACAGAATCTTGGCGGGAAATCTAGATAACAACAATCAATTCCCTACTAGATCGGAGGGCGCGAGTCCGGTACAGATGGACAGTATGAATCGAGGCTTTGCGGGTTCTTTGCACAGTCCTCATACGCCGCATACACCGCACACACCGGGAAGCGTTGCGCCGCATACTCCAGTGGATCCCGCTAAGCCGGGCAACAAGTCCAGCGCGAGTGCACAAAATAGTCCGACACCGCACAACACCAGCATACCCGACAGTATGGGCCCTCCGCGAACGGTTCCAGCGTCGCCTACCATGAAACCTGATACCTCGCCGCCGTGTGTGAAAGACGTTcaacagcagcaacaacaacaacaacaaacaCAATCGCAGCAACAGCAGCCGCAACAAccgcaacaacaacaacaacaacaacagcagccTACAGTGGTGAATCCAAACAATTCTGGTAGCACAACGGTAGTGCCGTCGTTGAGCGGCGGTGGACCGGGCGGTGGCGCTTCGTTCGCTTGCGGCAGGCCGTCCATAAACGTGAGTCAACCATCCGACAACGTGCCTCTCAATCCCAACAACATAGTCGGCAGTCGACTAGGTGGCTTAAACACCATGAATACGAACCACTTTGACCCGATAACGTCTCTGGCGCAAATGAGTCAACAGCTCACAAACACAGCGGCTAGCAATTCGTTAGGCAATGAGCCCATGCACTCTGGCAATGCTGCTGGCATGATGCCGTTCGGCAATCCGCACACGGCCGGTATGCACATGATGCAGATGGGCAACGAGATGAACGGCAGTTGTCATATGGGCGCGAGTAGCGGCGAGCCTGGCGGCGGCGAGGTCGGCGGGATGTGCATGGGTCTCGCGGGTCCACCAACGAGCTACAGCCCCACTACTTCGCATACGGGCAGTCCCGGCGGAATTCCCAGCAAAATGGGAGGACACTCGATGATGGGTGGTCACGGAATGATGGGCGGTCACTCGGGTACCGGTGGGCCAGCCGGTGGCGCTTATCCTGGCGGTGATCCTGGTCATGCGCCTCCACCGAGACTAATGACCGGGCCGCACGGAATCGCCGGACCAAGTCCGTATAACGGCGCAAGCGTTCAGGTAAAACCTAATGCGCCCAACACCATACAGTACTTGCCAGCCAGGCCGAATGTTGGTCACGCGCCACCTCGTGGCCCACCGAGTCTAGACTTCCTTCAGCGATTCACCAATCCGCTATCCAATATGGAATCGAAGATGGGCGGGTCGCCTTCCATGAATTTACAGTACTTCCCAAACGGCTGCGTGCCGAACAATATGGGGGGTCCGCACAGCGGTATGCCGTCCAACATGAATACAGCTGGGATCCCTGGCATGGGCGGCTCGCCCAGAATGGACGGTCAGTCCATGAACACTTCCGGCACTATACACCCGTCCATGAGACCGGCGGTCGGCAATATGCGACCGCAGTCGAATCTGATGCGGATGCAACATATGGTAGGCGGAGGCGTCTTCCCGGGTGGCTCCATGGATCCTGACAAAGTCTTCCCGCCCGACATGGTGTCGCAGAATCTGCCGAATCAGCCGAATCCGGCAGGCATGTATGGTGTGTCTGGCAACAAGGCCAGCCCGATGGGACTGGGTCCGCCGCCCGAAGCTACTCAACCACTACCGCCGAGCATGGGTGGCGCGTCTGGCAACTTTAAGAACAATCCGTTTGGCAGCGGACCAAGTATGTCCGATCCGAATTATGCTCAACAGTTTCACAACTTCCAGCAACAGCTTTACGCCACCGGTACCAGAGGCAGTGGACCGCCGCATCCTAATTTGCATCCACCAAATTCGCATCAGCAGTTTTTCATGCcgaagtaa